The proteins below are encoded in one region of Bacillus vallismortis:
- the nrdI gene encoding class Ib ribonucleoside-diphosphate reductase assembly flavoprotein NrdI — MVQIIFDSKTGNVQRFVNKIGFQQIRKVDEIDHLDTPFVLVTYTTNFGQVPASTQSFLEKYAHLLLGVAASGNKVWGDNFAKSADTISRQYQVPILHKFELSGTSKDVELFTQEVERVVTKSSAKMDPVK, encoded by the coding sequence GTGGTACAAATCATATTTGATTCGAAAACAGGGAATGTTCAGCGGTTTGTGAATAAAATCGGCTTTCAGCAGATACGCAAGGTGGACGAAATTGACCACTTGGACACTCCGTTTGTTTTGGTCACCTACACGACAAACTTCGGTCAGGTACCGGCATCAACACAATCATTTCTCGAAAAATACGCCCATCTTTTATTAGGAGTCGCTGCGAGCGGCAATAAAGTATGGGGCGATAACTTTGCAAAAAGCGCCGATACCATTTCAAGACAATATCAGGTGCCGATCTTGCACAAATTTGAACTCAGCGGCACATCTAAAGACGTTGAATTGTTTACTCAGGAGGTAGAAAGAGTTGTCACAAAATCAAGTGCCAAAATGGATCCAGTTAAATAA
- a CDS encoding YmzC family protein: MFESETELRRIRIALVWIAVFLLFGACGNQDTIIETDSGNSGYETPQPTTFPLEHNHFGVMEDGYIKIYEYDESRNEVKLKKEYSDYELE, translated from the coding sequence TTGTTTGAAAGTGAGACAGAACTGAGACGAATCAGGATAGCGCTTGTGTGGATAGCTGTATTTTTGCTGTTCGGGGCGTGCGGGAATCAAGATACCATCATCGAAACAGACAGCGGCAATTCAGGTTATGAAACGCCTCAGCCGACCACGTTTCCTCTTGAGCATAATCATTTTGGTGTTATGGAGGACGGCTATATCAAAATTTATGAGTATGATGAGTCCCGCAATGAGGTAAAGCTGAAGAAAGAATACTCTGATTATGAGCTTGAATAA
- the hfq gene encoding RNA chaperone Hfq — translation MKPINIQDQFLNQIRKENTYVTVFLLNGFQLRGQVKGFDNFTVLLESEGKQQLIYKHAISTFAPQKNVQLELE, via the coding sequence ATGAAACCGATTAATATTCAGGATCAGTTTTTGAATCAAATCCGGAAAGAAAATACGTATGTCACTGTTTTTTTGCTGAATGGCTTTCAGTTGCGGGGCCAGGTAAAAGGTTTTGATAACTTTACCGTATTGCTGGAATCAGAAGGGAAGCAGCAGCTGATATATAAACATGCGATCTCAACGTTTGCGCCGCAAAAAAACGTCCAGCTTGAACTCGAATAG